CAGAAGCGCGAGCGACTGGTTTCCCGTCCTCATAGATATGCACGCCTTGTTCATCGTAACGAATCTCGATCTTTTGACCTATAAATCGCTCGGGAACTTCATACAGCTGGTTATTGAGCGAAAACGTTCCGTCATGTTTGACAGTTCGATTCTCCCGTTTAAGAAAGATAGGATCTAATTTGGCAGGGTCGTCGACCATCCGTACTTGATCAATCTGGGACAAGTACACTTCGAGCGGCATTTTTCCATTGAGAGAAGAATGTGGCTTGCGATGGTAGTCTTCCTCCAACCACTTCCAAAACCGTTCATTCAGTTCTTCCAATGAAGAAGCCGGTTTTGCTTTTAACAGCGAATAGAAACGCGTCTTAATCGTTCCGAACAGGCGTTCTATTTTCCCTTTGCTAGCGGCATCATAGGGCTGCGTGTGCAGGAGGTGTATGCCTAATTCTGCACAAGCCAAATGCAGCGTATCGGAACGAAAGATCTTGCCGTTGTCGGTATACAGCATCTTGGGAATGCCTCTGCGAAGCAAAGCTTCTTTCAAGACTGTGCGTAGCCCGTCAAATTTCTCGGATGGGACAAATTGCGCAAATGTGCATAGGCGAGAGCAATCATCGATCACCGCAATTAAATACGTCTTGATTTTTTTGTCGCCTGTACGAAGATATGGCCCATCTGACAGGTCGGTTTGCCAGAGCATATTGACCGTATCATGAGAAAACCGTTTTCGTTCGGGCGAACGCACTATCCCCTTCCCCAGCAATCCCTCCTTTTTCAGTAAGCGATAGATAGAGGTATAAGATACATCCTGCGGTAAAATCTCTCCTTGTTGCACCAATTGGTCATAAAACACCGTCACTGGCATTCCTTGATTTTCTTTACGCAGGGATACCAAGTGCAGCTGTAATTCACCGGATAACGATCGGGATTGTCCTCGATCCGAACGTGCCTGGGGCTTTAACGCGTCAAAACCATTACGGCGATATTGCCTTAGCCAAGCTAAGATTGTCTTGGGTGTAAATTCTTTGGAACCATAGTAAGGGACTTCGTGGGTTTTGGCAGACACCTCAGCCAAATATGTGGCGCGATCCACCTGTTCATTGAGCAAGGGAGCGATGATCCCATAGCGAAAAAGGGCCACGCGTTCCCGGTTTTGTTCATCCATTGGTTAAGTAGCCTCCCATTGTCTAAATTGGAAAGAACTGGCGCGCTTTCTCGTTCTTCCTTTTCGAAGGCTAGCCGGCTAACCATTACGATGCATTATAAAACCCGTACACGGTCCCTGACGAGGAAAAAGGTATGTGGAAACATTATTCTGTTTTGGCCACGGGTGATCCGTGATAAAATGAATGTGCCATAAAGCTGCTAATGTAATGATTGTGCCACTTTCGAATGAAGGTGACTCTGGGGAGAGTTTCAATCATATTCAGAAGCATTATGGCTTTTTCTATGGGATCTTCTGGGAAGATCTGTTTGTTCCCCTCAAGACGAAAGAACATCTCGATGATTTTGCTTTTGGCCATCAACCGTTTCCGGTAAAAACAAACTAACTGGCGGCTAAATAGCAGTACACAATAAGCCCAGAATAGTTGTAAGGTCTGCAAGATGGAAGAGAGCGTGTTCTGAAAGTAGGGAAGCAGAAAATCCGGAAGAATAGCGAATGTTTTGTTACATTTGGGATTCGGACATTTGTAACGGCAAATGGGAATCCGATATTCTGCATCGGTCTCGATCGCGTAGCGGTTATAAAAACCATGGCGTTTTAACTTCTGTTGGGACTTACAAATCGGGCAAGATTCAATCACAGGGAAATTATTGGCCCTGCCGAGCTGAAAATAACAGGGAAGATCAACTGGAAAATGATGGGTAATAATCACTCGAAACACCGCCCTTATAATTTGCAAAAAGTTTAGCAAATTGAGGCGGCATTAAAATAGCGGTAATCTGTTCCAATGTGCAAATGAGCACTTGTTTCCTGCGGAAACAAAGTGCTCATTCACAATATGGGGCGTGACGTCATTGGAGAGTATGAAGATGGAACGTATGATTATTATCAGTGCAAGAGATATGATGGAAAATTGAGCCCGAGTGAATATTGGCTAGAATTTGGAAAACTGTGCTATTACACTTTTAATAATGATATACCGTTGCCAAAGAAATATTATATAATCGCTTCTCAGGGTGTTGGTCCAAAATTGTTGAAAATAATAAAGAATCCCGAGTTATTAAGAAGAGAGCTTATTCAACAATGGGATAGCAAATGCTGTGATAGTATAATACGTGGTCAAAAAATTTCACTAGAAGGTCATCTTTTAGATTACGTAAATACCTTTGATTTTAATATTGTAGACACTTATTCTATAGAAAAAATTATTGAAGAGCATAGAAGAACCAACTATTTCTTTTTTAGATTCGGGGGAGCGATTAAGCCTCAAAGAGGTAGTGGAATTGCTCCACCTACTACACCTGAAAATAGTGAACTTAATTATATAAATAAATTGCTTGCCGCATATTCGCAAAACAAGAAAAAAACTATCGATTTGGTTACATTACAATCATTTTCAGAATTAGTAGCAGACTTTAATAATAATAGAATAAATTTTTATAGTGCTGAATCCTTGAAACGCTCTATACGTGATATTTTTTCAAACGAGAATCATTTCGAACTATTAAAACAAGAAATGTACAGTGGAATTATAGATTTTATAAAAAGTGAGTTTTCAGATGGGTATTTAAGGTTAATCAAAACTATGCACGAATCAACAAAGGTCAATTTGTCTTCTAGTATTATAGACAGAGAACTACACTTCGTAACTAATCAAGATAAAAAGGGGATATGTCATCATTTGGCAAATGAAGATAGAATAGATTGGGTGATGTAAATGAATAACTTTCCGATATTCAATACACCTTTAGAATTAGGTTTAAGATGCTTATATTTGTTAAAGGTTTCATATCCATCAAAATGTAGCCTTGATAGGCTGATTTTGCTTGATTACTTAACAATTTATACAAAAGACTCTAAAGTATCTTGTGATAGTCTACATCCTGAATACCCTTTAAGAACTATTGAGTTATATGGAAGGCGAGAAACTATAAAAAAAGGAATACTGTTAATGGCATCAAGGGGTTTAATAACCATTGATTGTGGAGAAAGTGGTTTTTCCTATTCAGCAAACTTTGATACAGATTGGTTTTTAGAAAGTTTTTCTAATAAATATTCAAAAAAGCTATTAGAAAAGGCTGCCTTAATAGAAGCAAGTTTCAGGGAGTTATCAGATATTGAACTGGAAGAATTTGTGGATACAAATATTAAATCTTGGGGAAAAGAATATACAAATTTTTTTCCATACAAGGATGGGGTTTTATAATGTATGGCTTTTATATTAAGGAATTACGAATTATCGGAAGTGGACTAGAAGATGCAGTTATTGTATTAGAAAAGGGACTTAATGTAATTAATGGTCCATCTAATACAGGAAAATCATATATTTTTAATTGCATCAATTACATGTTTGGTGCTGATTCTCTAAGGGAAATTAAGGAAAGCAATGGATATGAAAAAATTTTTTTAGAAATCAGAGATTTTGAAAATGATACTCCGATTACTTTACTTCGATTTATTAATAAAAAGGATATATTTTATGCTTTAACTGATATAAAGAGTTTTTCTTCTGTAGAACGATTTAAATTAAATCCCGATCATGATGCGAGTAGTGATAATAATATTTCTAAATTTCTACTTAAACAGATAGGAATAACAGAAAACAAATTTCTATTAAGTAACAAGAGCGGGAAAAAAAAGACACTTGGATTTCGCTCAATTGTAAATTTGTCAATGATTAGTGAAACAAAAATAATTTCTGATATGGATTCTCCTGTGTTTAATAAAATTAAAACAGATGAAACGTATTGTAAATCAGTTTTTAAATTTTTGCTAACTGGTTTTGATGATATAAATTGTGAGGAAATAGAAAAAGAGGAAATCAGAAAAGCTAAAATAGATTCAAAAATTGAATATATTAATAATGAAATATCTAAATTATTAAATGAGCAAATGGTTACACAAAAACAGTTGGATGATATTTCCTCAGATAAGATCGCTGATATCAATAAATATTCGGAAGAAATTTTAAAAGTCGAAAAATTAATTGAAGATAAACGTAAGGTTATTCATGAAAAAAAATTATCACAAAATGAATTAAATTTAAAAAGAAATCAATTATCACTATTGATTGAAAAATTTAAAATATTACGCAATCAGTATGAGAGTGATTTAGAAAGGCTAACTTTTTTACAAGATGGTGAAGATTGTTTAAACCAAATATACTTTAATCATTGTCCAATTTGCAATAGTGAAGTTGATAATGAAATCTTTAAAGAGGAATACTCTTTAGAAGTATTAGAAGCTTCTCAACAAGAAGAATCTAAAATAAAAATACATCTTTTGGAACTCGATAAAACAATTGAGACAACATATTTGGAAACTGAAATCATTGATTTTGCTATTCAGACCAATGATCTTGAAATTGATAAATACAAAAGAGAGGTTGATGAGCTAATTTCGAAAGAGTTAACTCCTCTAAAAAACGTATTAACGTCCCTTTTAGAGATGTCAAATATAAAATTTAAATTAAAAGATATTGAGGACAGAGTTTTGTCAAAGAAAGGCGAATTAATCAGTTTTATAGAAACTAGAAAACAAAAACAAACCCAACTAGATTATAACAGCAGTATACCTAAAGAAATCCTAAAAGAATTTACTAATGAAATATTTAATACATTAACTGACTGGGGTTATAAAGATCTATATGATATCACTTTTGATATAAAAAAACAAGATTTGATAATAAATGATCAGGATAGAAAAGGCAACGGTAAGGGTTACAGAGCCTTTTTCTATGCAGCATTTTCTGTATCATTAATGAATTATTTACTTTCTAAAAATCATCCATTTACCCGTGTCTTATTATTGGATTCCCCAATCACAACTTTAAAAGAAAGTGATCTTGAAAATGGAATTATAGAAGATGATGATATGATCGATATTTCTATGCAAGACTCATTATTTATATCATTGTCTAAAAATAGTGATAATAAACAAATTTTAATTTTTGAAAATAAACATCTACCTCAACAAGTTAAATGCAATCATATTGCTTTTACAAAAGGGAAAAGCAAGGGGAGATACGGCTTTTTTCCTATAAAGAATGACATACATTTAAAGAAGGAAATACATTGATCATAAACAGTGGAAAATTAAGTGGATTATAAGAGTTTAAAATGAATTTAAATTTCCAAATGCATATAAAAGTGCAATTACATTCAAGGATAATTTAAAAGGGAGTAAAATTAATGAATATATACGGACAAGTTACTCTCATGGCTGTTCAACTGATCGAAACAAAACAAGTTTCTACACCATTAGATGCTAGGAATTTGGCTGCTAAAAACATAATTATTAGCAAATCCTCTCAAAAGAAAAGTTGCCCTAAAAATGCATTTCTTGGTCTATGTGAAGCAGGATTAGTTTATGGAATTCCACGAGGGATTTATTCTGAAAAAAATAATGCTCAAAAGAAGAATAAAGAATATGTTATTAAAGCCGTAGAGTTGTTGAGATTAAATCTTGAATTAGCTGATGACAAGAATGCTTTATGGGCTGCTGTAATGAATGGAAAGGATATGTCTCATAATTCCCAAATGGACGTAGTACTTGCTCTTTGGAGGAAGGGAAGGATTTTGACAACAGTATAGTTTCTTCATGTTGCCAAAGTACTTCATACGGCTAGTAAATGACGTGTTTCTTGTTCCATCCTTATTGCAGGGAGATAGTGACGAGTTTGCAGAAGTGGTTATTTGTCCGTTATGCGGTGAGTTTGGTTGCACAGTTATTGATTCTATAAAGACAACTAAAATAGATTATGGCACTCACCTAGGAAATTATTTAAGATAAATTGAAAAATTTAACAGGAGTATACTTACATATAATAGAAAAATTTTACCAATCTTTATAATAAGCTTATTTTAAATCAAAGATAGATCGTAGGGAAGATGTTAACATTACTGCAAAGTTATGAGGTGTAATGGTTTGGATAAAGAAATTTCAAAGAAATTACCCAAATTCTATGATTTCATTAAACGATATCTACCATTCCCTTTGTTAGTATATATAATTGGATTTATATACGTTCAAGGGATGCTCAGCCCGTACGTTAATAATGATATACAAATAGACTCGGTGTTGGGGACAATTCCTGCATCCTCTGAGTTTTATGTAATTAATGGTTTAGCCTATATGGCAAATTATATATTTTTCCCAATAATATTAGCTATTCCATTACTTTTCGGAATAATTGAAACAGATAAAAATATAGAATATAAAATTTCATATGACAAAAGGATTAGATATAGAAAAATTAAATTATTTGTATTGAAATATCTTATCTATTTTCTGTATGTTCCTTTAATTGTTGAAGGGATACAAGGTTATCAATTTATGAAGACAATTGATAAGCTTTCTTATAATTCATTTCATAGAACCCTTATTATAACCAACATAATTTGTTATTTAATTATTATATTGATTACGTTAATTTTAATAAAAACTAATAAATTAAAGCAATCTGAAAATTACATGAATGCAGCATTATGGTTCCTTTGTATGGTTTGCATGTTAATTATTATTTATTTTCAAGGGATTTTTGGAATGATTGAGAATTTAAATGCCATAACAAGTGGAGAAAAAAGCGTTCATGGTGAAACTGTTTATTTAAATGATAAAGAGATTATAAATCTAATGGCAATTGATACAAATGGAAATTTTAGCATTGGTATCAATCCAGTTAATCGATCATTAAATGTGATACCAGCAAAATCTATAAGTAAAATTAGTATGTGGGATGAGAAGTTTGATAATTTTGTGTATCAAAAATATAACCCGAATAAATCTGATACAGAATTTAGTACTTATCAAAAGCAAATTTTAGCGTTAATTAAAGAATATTTTGATTCATCAATTTATAATACTAATGCCAATAAATTTGTCCATTTGTTTACTCATTCATTTTATAGAAATAAGTTTCAATTAGAATCACCAAGCATTTTAGAAAAGGATTGGAAGCTAACTAAGCAATTTAATGGAAATAATATAAATGAATTTGATGGATACAATTTAACAGTTCCTGTAATTGGAAATGATAAAAGTTCAACAGTTTACGTTTTTGAATACTGGAAAGGACAACGAGAAACCTTTAAATTTAAAATTGTTGAAGTAAACAGTGGTAAGTGGAAAATAGATGATATTCAACCATACATATTTTTTAACGTAAAATTAAGATGATACTTAAGTTTTTTTTACCTTTTTATCATTTATATTCGTATTACTGATTTTGGTATCATACAATGCTCCCATAGGGTAATACACGCGAGCGTTATAAAGCAAGTTATGATAAAAAACTATGAAAAAGAGAAATCGATACACCCCCTGAATTTAAAACAAAGGTTGTTGAGTTAAGTAATTAAGAGTTTATATTTGCTAAGAATGATTAAATCATAAATCTGATTGTTAGTTATCCATGAAATTTGCTAACATTTTTGCTAACATTTCTACATAAAAGGATTTCATTCACCAGAAAGATAACAGAGATGAAAATATAATTTAACCGCATGAATACTTTAGAAAAATCTGGAGGGTTATTTTTTTGGAAAGTAACATCCATTGACTTGAGGCCTGAATACGTAGAAAACAGATGCTGCGCTAGACCTTAAAGGGGCATTATGATGAAGTTGCAATTATTAACGAATCGGGAGCTTTTACGGCACGGTTCTCTTCTTTCTTTTGCTTAAGTCTTATTTCTCCGGCAATCGCAGCAATCTCCATATTCACATCAATAAACCTGTTGTACTCAATGTTTCTGATTGCCTGTATTTCATTTTCGGTTTTTGCTCCGCTCATCAATTCACACAGAGTTATCACGGAAAAATAAAATTCATAGCCATCTTTATGGAGCGACTGGATCGTTCCAACCACTTTCTTATTGTCATTCAACAGGCCGATTGCGATATTCGAATCGAGAATTAAACCTTTCTTTACCAACTTTCCCTCATTTCTTCAATGTCCTTCATCCATTCTTTTGCCCGTTCGTCGGAGATGGTTCCCCGAATGCCCATTAAGTCCGAAATACCCGTTTCGTCGTACTCTGTCATGAGGTGATTTTTTAAATCGATAACGATACGCCCATCTTCCTTAACATTATACTGTTGAAGCAACTGTTTGATTGCCTCAATCGTGCTTTTGTCGATTTTTTTTGCCATTTATCTCCTCACTATCCTTTTCATTCGAATAAAATGCTGTATAAAATATTATCGCTTCAAATCATGTAATTGTCAAAGCGGTGTCAGTGGAAAAGTTTCCGTATCCCGGGTTTGACTGAGTTATCCAATCGAATTCGTTACCTATGATATAATAAGATTATTCATAATTATCCGGATATGCTTTCGGGAGGTTTTGAGTATATGGTAAATAAGCGCGCCGAACCGGCTCAAAATGAAATTAGAGTTAAGTGATTTTAATGAATAGGTATAGAGGATTGTTACGGACTTCCTTACAGTGAACTCAAATCCATTCCGCAATTGCTAGATTTCTGAAGAAGTTTTGTTTTCAGGACAAGCTTCGCCATGGACGAAAAAACGTATTTAAAACGGTTGAATAAAAGCAGAAGCAGCTTTTACTTCTGTTTTCTGTTGGAATCCTTCCTGATTCCTCATGAGCAGCGATATGAGTTTAACTGCATTCGCATTTTGATTTTTAAAAGAATGAATTTCGATGGAATCAAAATGAATGATGTCCCCTCGTTTCAGGATTCGTTCCTGATCATGTAACGATACGGTTACGATCCCATCCACTACATAATGGATTTCGTATCCTTCGTGGCAATGAGGAGGAATCGCCGCATTGGATTCCATAATAAAAATAAAGGTTTCAAAGTTGCCGTTTGTAACGGATTGGAGAATCGTCACTCCATGTATTTGGGTTATATCATATAGCGGATGCATTGAAGATACTGGATGTATGGTTTCTTCAAAAAAAATTTCTACTTTTCCATTTTGGATAAAGGAAATATTCGGAAATTTCCTGCTGCGGATGATCCATTGATGATGCAGAGTGAGCAAGCCAAAGATGATCCAGTCGCTTATATACGACAAAGATAAAGACCATCCCAATTGATGTGTTATGTAGCCTCTATTTACCATCATATACTCAATGGTGATGCCGGCAAGTGTCCAACACCATGTATATTTGAGCCATTTCCGTACAGAGTTCGGCATGTATTGAATATACAAATAAGAAATTACCGGATAAACGCCAAAATCATCAAGCATTTGGATGACAAATTTTGAAAGATGTGTTTCGGGATCGTTATAGAACCAGAAAGGATGAAAGGAAGTTACAGCATCGGATGTCAAACTCATCATCATGCCGATGAGTGAACTTTGGTATAATTCGTGAATTCGTTTTTTATTGGAAAATAAAAGGAAAGATGCCCAAGAAATTAAAAAAATGAAAATAAAAAACAAAAGAATACCCCCAAAAGCGTCTTTATAATCCTATATATTTTCCAATTTTTATAAATTAATATCCGCTCTTTTTGAATTTTTTCTTATTGAATTTCATTGTTCCTCAACACTCATATGTGATAGGAGGGAAAGCTGGCGATCCGTTTAGACTTGTACATCAAGAATTTCGGTCAATGGGATGGAGATTGATTCGTCTGTACTAGTGACTCCTTTTAATACACGCAAATACGGATCGATTTTGTGTGGAACCAATTCAATTTCTACTGATCCCAAGGCATGGTATCGTTTAATTGTAACAACGGTACAATCTTGAATCGCGGCAGCCAATGTCAGTGACATTTCCTCCAGGCAATCTTGTGCCAACTGTGGTTTTTCCATGCGCTTTGCTGCTTGGTTCATTCGTACCATCGCCTTTCTGTGTTCGGGAATAGTCATCCGCATTTCTTCAAAAATATTGCCGTCAATCATCCGCATAAAAGCACACCTTCCGAATCCTGTATAGAACGTATGTTCGTATTATAACATACGCTTGCCGTGTTTGGAAACTCATGTGCTCGAGTCCGTTTACATCAGGGACAGACTGGTACAATCTATACAAACGATATGACAATGGGCAATCGTATATTCTTGCCGTGTGAAAATATATCGATAGTTTTTTCGCATATTTAGTCTCAAATGTATCCGATTCCAATTTCACTTTCATTGCAATCATGGTATCCTTTCCATCCTTTTTTGCATATACATGTCGGTACGAAAGGGTGATACGCATGGGTGAATGGAAACAACAACTAGACAAAATGTCACTGCCAGAATTAATCGATTTTCTTTATGCGTATGATAAATATTTTAAATCGGATCAGCAGGCAATGCGTCTAAGTGAATATTTTTATAATATATACCGGAAATAAATGTGTTGAATGGTCACATGGACAAAAAGCAACAGGCCAAAAATAGTTAAAAATAAAGCTGAAAATAAAGGTTGTATTTTTAGTTTGTCCATGGTATAGTAAATATCGTTAATTTTCTATGTGCGATCGAGCCATTAGCTCAGTTGGTAGAGCACCTGACTTTTAATCAGGGTGTCGCTGGTTCGAGTCCAGCATGGCTCACCATTTACACTATGCGGTCGTGGCGGAATCGGCAGACGCGCACGTTTGAGGGGCGTGTGGGCAACCGTATGGGTTCAAGTCCCATCGACCGCACCAAAAAACCTTTTGTTAGCAAGGGATTTCGGGATTTTACACGAAATCCCTTTTTGCGTTTTTGCCCGTTTTTTCGTTTGGACGTGCACGAGATGTGTGTGCACATACATCTGTCGGATTTATAAAGACTGTTGAACGAATCCAGGAATATGCAGCAAGAACGGATTCAGAAGTTTGGTTTGGCCATGATGCTGATCGGTTTAGAAAGTTTATCAAATCTACTGAAGGATACTATGAGTGCGTGTTCAAAAAGTGGTTAAGTAAGACACAAGGAGTGCGAAGCCGAAGCACGAGAAGGCAACGGAGTGTACGTGTTTGGTACATGAGTAAGGCTTTTGGGGATTCGGCAAAGCAATCCGCCGTGGAGTTTTGACTACTTTTTGAACATCCTCTATGAATAAAAAGTTTTCATATGAATAGAAATTAGTAGTTTAATATGGGAGGCATGAAAAATGAAAGGTAAAGTAGCAATCATGACAGAACCGGGAAAGTTGGATTTTGCCGAATACGATTTGCCTGAGGTTGGTGCTGGAAGCGTATTGGTAAAGGTAACTAGAACAAATGTTTGTGGCTCCGAGTTGCATATATGGCAAGGACATCATCCAACCAAAAAATCTGGAGTTATGGGGCATGAGATGGTCGGAAAAATTGCTGCATTGGGGCCGGATGTTGAAACAGATTATGCAGGCAATAATGTTAAGGTTGGTGACCGTATTGCCGCTGCCTATTTTTTAACATGTAGAAAATGCAAGCCTTGTCAACACGGTGATTTTCATTTGTGTGAAAATGCGTATAAATTTTGGGATTGAAAAAGCGAATCTTCAGTATGGTGAAACAATTGTCATTCAAGGTGCCGGGGGATTGGGCCTCAATGCTGCAGCTGTCGCCAAAGAATTTGGAGCAACTGTGATTGTGATCGATGGCGTTGAAAGCCGATTAACAATGGCAAAGACATTTGGTGCAGATTATCTGATTAACATCAACGAATACGACACATTGGAAAAACGGACACAAACTGTATTAGAGCTAACAGGCGGCAAGGGTGCAGATGTTGTCATGGAGCTTACCGGAGTGCCGGCAGCCTTCAATGAAGGGATTCATCTTGTTCGGCCAGCCGGAAGATATGTCAGTATTGGCAATATCTTCCCTGGAAAAATGATGTCGTTTGATCCAGGTCTTATGACCAGAAAATCTATCACAAT
Above is a window of Fodinisporobacter ferrooxydans DNA encoding:
- a CDS encoding DUF6431 domain-containing protein, which translates into the protein MIITHHFPVDLPCYFQLGRANNFPVIESCPICKSQQKLKRHGFYNRYAIETDAEYRIPICRYKCPNPKCNKTFAILPDFLLPYFQNTLSSILQTLQLFWAYCVLLFSRQLVCFYRKRLMAKSKIIEMFFRLEGNKQIFPEDPIEKAIMLLNMIETLPRVTFIRKWHNHYISSFMAHSFYHGSPVAKTE
- a CDS encoding zinc-binding dehydrogenase, which codes for MRINFGIEKANLQYGETIVIQGAGGLGLNAAAVAKEFGATVIVIDGVESRLTMAKTFGADYLININEYDTLEKRTQTVLELTGGKGADVVMELTGVPAAFNEGIHLVRPAGRYVSIGNIFPGKMMSFDPGLMTRKSITIISVVRYNPWYLNKALQFISKTIHKYPFADMLDAEFDLSEIGEALDRSAKREVTRACIVVSRD
- a CDS encoding DDE-type integrase/transposase/recombinase, yielding MDEQNRERVALFRYGIIAPLLNEQVDRATYLAEVSAKTHEVPYYGSKEFTPKTILAWLRQYRRNGFDALKPQARSDRGQSRSLSGELQLHLVSLRKENQGMPVTVFYDQLVQQGEILPQDVSYTSIYRLLKKEGLLGKGIVRSPERKRFSHDTVNMLWQTDLSDGPYLRTGDKKIKTYLIAVIDDCSRLCTFAQFVPSEKFDGLRTVLKEALLRRGIPKMLYTDNGKIFRSDTLHLACAELGIHLLHTQPYDAASKGKIERLFGTIKTRFYSLLKAKPASSLEELNERFWKWLEEDYHRKPHSSLNGKMPLEVYLSQIDQVRMVDDPAKLDPIFLKRENRTVKHDGTFSLNNQLYEVPERFIGQKIEIRYDEQGVHIYEDGKPVARASEVNFHDNAHVKRKRPAISFADMQGMDRKGEDRE
- a CDS encoding DUF6979 family protein, giving the protein MNIYGQVTLMAVQLIETKQVSTPLDARNLAAKNIIISKSSQKKSCPKNAFLGLCEAGLVYGIPRGIYSEKNNAQKKNKEYVIKAVELLRLNLELADDKNALWAAVMNGKDMSHNSQMDVVLALWRKGRILTTV
- a CDS encoding YolD-like family protein, giving the protein MRMIDGNIFEEMRMTIPEHRKAMVRMNQAAKRMEKPQLAQDCLEEMSLTLAAAIQDCTVVTIKRYHALGSVEIELVPHKIDPYLRVLKGVTSTDESISIPLTEILDVQV
- a CDS encoding ABC-three component system middle component 2, with amino-acid sequence MNNFPIFNTPLELGLRCLYLLKVSYPSKCSLDRLILLDYLTIYTKDSKVSCDSLHPEYPLRTIELYGRRETIKKGILLMASRGLITIDCGESGFSYSANFDTDWFLESFSNKYSKKLLEKAALIEASFRELSDIELEEFVDTNIKSWGKEYTNFFPYKDGVL
- a CDS encoding ABC-three component system protein gives rise to the protein MGRDVIGEYEDGTYDYYQCKRYDGKLSPSEYWLEFGKLCYYTFNNDIPLPKKYYIIASQGVGPKLLKIIKNPELLRRELIQQWDSKCCDSIIRGQKISLEGHLLDYVNTFDFNIVDTYSIEKIIEEHRRTNYFFFRFGGAIKPQRGSGIAPPTTPENSELNYINKLLAAYSQNKKKTIDLVTLQSFSELVADFNNNRINFYSAESLKRSIRDIFSNENHFELLKQEMYSGIIDFIKSEFSDGYLRLIKTMHESTKVNLSSSIIDRELHFVTNQDKKGICHHLANEDRIDWVM
- a CDS encoding cupin domain-containing protein; this encodes MFFIFIFLISWASFLLFSNKKRIHELYQSSLIGMMMSLTSDAVTSFHPFWFYNDPETHLSKFVIQMLDDFGVYPVISYLYIQYMPNSVRKWLKYTWCWTLAGITIEYMMVNRGYITHQLGWSLSLSYISDWIIFGLLTLHHQWIIRSRKFPNISFIQNGKVEIFFEETIHPVSSMHPLYDITQIHGVTILQSVTNGNFETFIFIMESNAAIPPHCHEGYEIHYVVDGIVTVSLHDQERILKRGDIIHFDSIEIHSFKNQNANAVKLISLLMRNQEGFQQKTEVKAASAFIQPF
- a CDS encoding alcohol dehydrogenase catalytic domain-containing protein codes for the protein MKGKVAIMTEPGKLDFAEYDLPEVGAGSVLVKVTRTNVCGSELHIWQGHHPTKKSGVMGHEMVGKIAALGPDVETDYAGNNVKVGDRIAAAYFLTCRKCKPCQHGDFHLCENAYKFWD
- a CDS encoding PIN domain-containing protein, with amino-acid sequence MVKKGLILDSNIAIGLLNDNKKVVGTIQSLHKDGYEFYFSVITLCELMSGAKTENEIQAIRNIEYNRFIDVNMEIAAIAGEIRLKQKKEENRAVKAPDSLIIATSS